A section of the Natronolimnobius sp. AArcel1 genome encodes:
- a CDS encoding ABC transporter substrate-binding protein: MTKESLLSRRRYIQVAGATGAVALAGCAEDEDPEDMDDDSGADDTGGSDDVEEELEIVHWWTAGSEEEAFNALVEGFEAEYDEYGVEDNPAPGGAGAAIDAEIQTRVLDEDPPGTFQIWPGEALRDYLDADALEPVDDYWDDEDAYVDGVLDAAAPDGDLVIAPINIHRLNNVFYNTEVLDDAGVDPDDLESPDDLLDALEAVDDAGYVGLAQQTQEPWGALQFWEMVFIGQHGVDAYEQFLEGEAADLESEIEQSLELVADVSEYHNEDAGTVAWDEANNDVITGDAAFHHNGDWAAGEYEGADDFEYGDDWDLMVFPGTEDVFTMVIDGFVYPANNPSPEATEAFINYCTTTDAQERFNPHKGSIPPRTDASMDDFPAFLQDQMDDFESSDQQTVSISHGSGLNPAQASEVEEAFAVFTDNWDVDETTQELINVF, from the coding sequence GCTGAGGATGAAGATCCCGAAGACATGGACGACGATTCGGGTGCCGACGATACCGGTGGCTCCGATGATGTCGAGGAAGAACTCGAGATCGTTCACTGGTGGACGGCCGGGAGCGAAGAGGAGGCCTTCAATGCGCTCGTCGAAGGCTTCGAAGCGGAATACGACGAATACGGCGTCGAGGACAATCCCGCTCCCGGTGGTGCAGGAGCAGCAATTGACGCCGAGATTCAAACCCGCGTGCTCGACGAAGACCCACCAGGAACGTTCCAGATTTGGCCCGGTGAGGCACTGCGTGACTATCTCGACGCAGACGCACTCGAGCCAGTCGACGACTACTGGGATGACGAGGACGCCTACGTCGACGGTGTGCTCGATGCCGCTGCACCCGATGGAGACCTCGTTATCGCACCGATCAACATTCACCGCCTGAACAACGTCTTCTACAACACCGAGGTCTTAGACGACGCGGGTGTCGACCCTGATGACCTCGAGAGCCCAGACGACTTGCTCGATGCACTCGAGGCCGTTGACGACGCAGGCTACGTTGGCCTGGCACAACAGACCCAGGAGCCGTGGGGCGCCCTGCAGTTCTGGGAGATGGTCTTTATCGGCCAGCACGGTGTCGACGCCTACGAGCAATTCCTCGAGGGCGAGGCAGCTGATCTCGAGTCCGAGATTGAACAATCGCTGGAACTCGTTGCAGACGTAAGCGAGTATCACAACGAGGACGCGGGGACAGTTGCATGGGACGAAGCGAACAACGATGTCATCACTGGCGACGCCGCATTCCACCACAACGGCGACTGGGCCGCCGGCGAGTACGAGGGAGCCGACGACTTCGAGTACGGCGATGACTGGGATCTCATGGTCTTCCCGGGAACCGAGGACGTCTTCACGATGGTTATCGACGGCTTCGTGTACCCAGCGAACAACCCATCGCCGGAAGCGACGGAGGCGTTCATCAACTACTGTACGACGACCGACGCTCAGGAGCGGTTCAACCCACACAAAGGATCGATCCCGCCACGAACTGATGCGTCGATGGATGACTTCCCAGCGTTCCTGCAGGATCAGATGGACGATTTCGAATCGTCCGACCAGCAGACGGTCTCAATTTCCCACGGCAGTGGACTGAACCCTGCCCAAGCCAGCGAAGTCGAGGAGGCGTTCGCTGTCTTTACGGATAACTGGGACGTCGACGAGACCACTCAGGAACTGATCAACGTCTTCTAA